The Fimbriimonadia bacterium genome contains a region encoding:
- the flgM gene encoding flagellar biosynthesis anti-sigma factor FlgM, whose protein sequence is MKISGIEYEKVMRLVQDHLDAANSPTSATDTPDTAVDPEDAKLIEEMVRRVEELPDVREDVVEDIRARIADGTYKINSAAVADLMLRRSRADRLK, encoded by the coding sequence ATGAAGATCTCAGGCATCGAATACGAAAAGGTTATGCGCCTCGTTCAGGACCACCTGGACGCCGCAAATTCTCCCACTTCCGCCACCGACACGCCCGATACTGCCGTGGACCCGGAGGACGCGAAGCTGATCGAAGAGATGGTTCGCCGGGTGGAAGAGCTTCCCGACGTTCGCGAGGACGTGGTCGAGGACATCCGCGCGCGCATCGCGGACGGTACCTATAAGATCAACTCCGCCGCGGTTGCCGATCTGATGCTCCGCCGCTCCCGAGCCGACCGCCTGAAGTAG